One genomic window of Hymenobacter sp. J193 includes the following:
- a CDS encoding Y-family DNA polymerase: protein MYGLVDGNNFYVSCERVFQPRLEGRPVVVLSNNDGAVVSRSAEAKQLGIPMGAPFFKVRELLRQHQGHALSSNYVLYGDMSRRVMARLADHVPAVEVYSIDEAFLDLHGLTTYCGTLDARVHSIRRDVLACTGIPTCVGVAPTKTLAKVANRLAKKHPELGGILRLDTPSRRERALRALPVADVWGIGYQYAGKLATHGIRTAWELSQVSEAWARKHLGGVVGWRLVQELLGQPCHGLLPSEDGTLARQSISCSRSFGQRLATFDDLWGAVTTYLSRAAEKLRAQGDQAHILTIYISQDRYDSRVQPPYTRSATLTLPGGPTSNTLQLLAYARRLLERLYEPGCLYAKAGVVLDGLEPPGRGQQLSLFTPAAEALVTAPDTGRTQQLMHTLDTLNRRFGRGTVRPAATVVAAGQSAPWQGKAQHKSQAFTTRLEDLMLVD, encoded by the coding sequence ATGTACGGGTTAGTCGACGGCAATAATTTCTACGTCAGCTGCGAGCGGGTTTTTCAGCCCCGGCTCGAAGGCCGCCCCGTGGTGGTGCTCAGCAACAATGACGGGGCAGTAGTGAGCCGGTCGGCCGAGGCCAAGCAGCTCGGCATTCCCATGGGCGCACCCTTCTTCAAAGTGCGCGAGTTGTTGCGTCAACACCAGGGCCATGCCCTCAGCTCCAACTACGTCCTCTATGGCGACATGAGCCGCCGCGTCATGGCTCGCCTGGCTGACCATGTGCCCGCAGTGGAAGTGTACAGCATCGACGAGGCCTTCCTCGACTTGCACGGCCTCACCACCTACTGCGGCACGCTCGACGCCCGCGTCCACTCTATCCGTCGCGACGTGCTGGCCTGCACCGGCATTCCCACCTGCGTGGGCGTAGCGCCCACCAAAACGCTGGCCAAGGTCGCCAACCGCCTGGCCAAGAAACACCCCGAGCTCGGCGGCATCCTGCGCCTCGATACGCCCAGCCGGCGCGAGCGGGCGCTGCGCGCCCTGCCCGTTGCCGACGTCTGGGGCATCGGCTACCAGTATGCCGGCAAGCTCGCCACCCACGGCATCCGCACGGCCTGGGAGCTGAGCCAGGTATCCGAGGCCTGGGCCCGCAAGCACCTCGGTGGGGTGGTCGGCTGGCGGCTGGTGCAGGAGCTGCTGGGCCAGCCCTGCCACGGCCTGCTGCCCTCCGAAGATGGTACCCTCGCCCGACAAAGCATTAGCTGCTCCCGCTCCTTCGGCCAGCGCCTGGCCACCTTCGACGACCTGTGGGGCGCCGTTACCACCTACCTCAGCCGCGCCGCCGAGAAGCTGCGCGCCCAGGGCGACCAGGCCCACATCCTCACCATCTACATCAGCCAGGACCGCTACGATTCCCGCGTACAGCCGCCCTATACCCGCTCTGCTACGCTCACGCTGCCCGGCGGCCCCACCAGCAACACCCTCCAGCTGCTGGCTTATGCCCGCCGCTTACTGGAAAGGCTTTACGAGCCCGGCTGCCTCTACGCAAAAGCCGGCGTGGTGCTCGATGGGCTGGAGCCCCCCGGCCGTGGCCAGCAGTTGAGTTTGTTTACCCCGGCTGCCGAAGCGCTGGTGACCGCTCCCGACACTGGCCGCACCCAGCAGCTCATGCACACCCTCGACACGCTCAACCGCCGCTTCGGCCGCGGTACCGTGCGGCCAGCCGCTACCGTAGTAGCGGCTGGCCAGTCCGCCCCCTGGCAGGGTAAAGCGCAGCATAAAAGCCAGGCTTTCACTACCCGACTGGAGGATTTAATGCTGGTTGATTAG
- a CDS encoding HNH endonuclease, translating into MTDLTRYTDKLTRLKLASSNIGGIKLEAPYKPALLLAVLEGIEEGSISDNQIRITPELIAAFKAFCHLLSPGPEYSACPFHMPFFHLQSSGFWHLQSRPGQELVLTSARSPRSFGHLRDVTAYAYLDAPLWELVLQPLAREEIRQALLVRYFPLTRQYFRPQAGQEKLDELGRQMLEEPAAEYRREVDMTDETEVLVRSAVFGREVLRAYSSTCAVSGLQLLSTTGSAPLLDACHIVPWSVSHDDTIGNGLALCPNLHRAFDRHLFWIDADYRVRIAEGFGELGGHAYGVQQFHGKQLQLPKVRKWWPQVENLVAQREASTW; encoded by the coding sequence GTGACTGATCTGACGCGCTATACGGATAAGCTGACCCGGCTAAAGCTGGCTTCCTCCAACATCGGGGGGATAAAGCTGGAGGCGCCCTACAAGCCTGCGCTGCTGCTGGCTGTGCTGGAAGGCATAGAAGAAGGTAGCATCAGTGACAATCAAATCCGGATTACGCCTGAGCTAATTGCTGCCTTCAAGGCTTTCTGCCACCTGTTGAGCCCAGGGCCGGAGTACTCGGCCTGCCCGTTTCACATGCCCTTTTTCCACTTGCAAAGCAGTGGCTTCTGGCACCTGCAGAGCCGGCCGGGGCAGGAGTTGGTGTTGACCTCGGCGCGTTCACCACGCAGCTTCGGACACTTGCGGGATGTCACGGCGTATGCCTACCTGGATGCACCATTGTGGGAGCTGGTGCTGCAGCCGCTGGCACGGGAAGAAATACGGCAGGCGCTGCTGGTACGCTATTTTCCCCTGACGCGGCAGTACTTCCGGCCCCAGGCCGGGCAGGAAAAGCTGGACGAACTGGGACGGCAGATGCTGGAAGAGCCGGCTGCTGAATACCGGCGGGAGGTGGACATGACCGACGAGACAGAAGTTCTGGTGCGTAGTGCGGTGTTTGGGCGGGAGGTGCTGCGGGCGTACAGTTCAACCTGTGCCGTGTCGGGTCTGCAGCTGCTGAGTACGACCGGATCGGCGCCCCTGCTTGATGCCTGCCACATCGTGCCCTGGTCGGTGAGCCACGACGACACCATCGGCAACGGCTTGGCGCTGTGCCCAAACCTGCACCGCGCGTTTGACCGGCATCTGTTCTGGATTGACGCCGACTACCGGGTGCGCATTGCGGAGGGCTTCGGGGAGCTGGGCGGGCATGCGTACGGCGTGCAGCAGTTTCATGGCAAG
- a CDS encoding LexA family transcriptional regulator, with protein sequence MTSIELIEVGAPTTTLWLPLFATLVPAGFPSPASDELEELFDLNRILFRHPEATYLIRVAGESMKNAEIHAGDLLAVDKHLEADHNHIVVAVVDGGCTVKRLVRRGTSWWLQAENPDYQDYEITEPDNLRIWGVVTHVVHELIPGKLTALLRSRD encoded by the coding sequence ATGACGTCCATCGAACTTATCGAAGTTGGCGCCCCCACCACCACGCTGTGGCTACCCTTGTTTGCCACCCTGGTGCCCGCTGGCTTCCCGTCGCCTGCCTCCGATGAGCTGGAGGAGCTGTTCGACCTCAACCGCATCCTGTTTCGTCACCCCGAAGCCACCTACCTCATCCGGGTAGCCGGCGAGAGCATGAAGAATGCAGAAATCCACGCCGGCGACCTGTTGGCTGTCGACAAGCACCTTGAAGCCGACCACAACCATATTGTGGTGGCCGTGGTAGATGGAGGTTGCACCGTGAAGCGCCTGGTTCGTCGCGGCACCAGTTGGTGGCTGCAGGCCGAAAACCCTGACTACCAGGACTACGAAATCACCGAGCCGGATAATCTGCGCATATGGGGCGTCGTCACCCATGTAGTCCATGAGCTGATACCTGGTAAACTCACGGCGCTGCTACGCAGCCGCGACTAA